TTTTATGTCTATATTATTTGCCTTTTGTAATAATTTTACTCAAATAAGAGTTATCTATGTTGGCAAATATTTTATCGGGAGCCCTGATCGGCATTGATGCCTATCCAGTGGAAGTTGAAGTGGATGTCGCCCAGGGGCTGCCACAGTTCTCTACCGTCGGACTGCCGGAAGGTGCGGTCAAAGAGAGCAAGGATCGCGTCAAATCGGCGATCAAAAACAGTGGCTACGATTTTCCCGTGCGGCGCATCACCGTCAACCTGGCCCCGGCTGATATCCGCAAAGATGCCGCCTCCCTTGATTTACCCATGGCTCTGGGCATCCTTGCCGCCACCGGCATTGTCGGCGAAAAAGCCCGCCGCTATCTGTATATGGGCGAACTCTCGCTCGACGGCCGCATAAAAGCGGTGCGCGGCACGCTGGCGGTGGCGGCTGCGGCCAAAGACTGGAACCTCGACGGACTGATCCTGCCTCAGGACAATGCAGCCGAAGGTGCAGCCGTTCAGGGGTTGCCGGTTTACCCCGTGGAAAACCTCGCCCAAGTGGTGATGTTCCTTAACGACGAAGCAGTCCTCTGCGCCTTTTCGGAACCATCACCGCCCATCACCGCGAGCCCCTGCCACGAAGAAAACTTCAGCGAAGTGTGTGGCCAGCAACATGCAAAACGTGCGCTGGAGGTAGCTGCAGCCGGTGGGCACAACATGCTGATGGTTGGTCCGCCAGGCAGCGGCAAGACCATGCTGGCTAGACGCGTTCCAACGATATTACCGCAACTCGATTTCAGCGAGGCCCTGGAAACCACCAAAATCCATTCTGTCTCCGGCCTGCTCGGCCAGCATGAGGCACTGATCCGCCAGCGACCATTTCGCGCCCCCCATCACACGATCTCCGATGCCGGACTGATCGGCGGTGGCAGTATTCCACGCCCTGGTGAAGTGAGCCTGTCGCACAACGGTGTGTTGTTTCTTGATGAGCTGCCTGAATTTCGCAAAAACGTGTTGGAGATGTTACGCCAACCCCTTGAGGACGGCCAAGTGGTGATCAGCCGTGCCGCGTTGAGTCTCACTTATCCGGCCGACTTCATGCTGGTTGCCGCCATGAACCCCTGCCAGTGCGGCTTTCTCGGTGACAGCCATCATGCCTGCCACTGCACACCGCCACAATTACAGCGCTACCGCAGCCGCCTTTCCGGGCCGCTGCTTGACCGCATCGACCTGCACATCGAGGTGCCGCGAGTCAACCATCAGGAACTTGCCGACAAGCAGGAGGGCGAATCGAGCGAAATTATCCGTCGCCGCGTCGAACTGGCCCGTCAGGTCCAGCGCGAACGTTTTCGCAAACACCAGCTGTACACCAACGGCCAGATGCAGGCGCGCCATATCCGTGCCTTCTGCGCTCTGGACAGCGACGGGGAGCAACTTCTCGCCCAGGTGACCGAACGGCTCGGCCTCTCCGCCCGCAGCTACAGTCGCATCCTTAAAGTCGCCCGCACCATCGCCGACCTGGCCAACGAAGACAACATTCACCAATCCCACCTGGCCGAGGCCATTCAGTACCGCTCTCTGGACCGACCGGTTCACAGCTAAAAAAAGCCCCGGTCCTTGACGTGACCGGGGCTTTTCATCGTTCTTACTGCAAGTACCGACTACTTATTCTGGAATATTCGGCAGATGGGTAATTTGCCCTTTGTGGTTACGCAGGGTGTATTGTTCGTCGTCCTTATCCACAATATAGTAATCGGGCATCAGCGGAATCTTGCCGATATTGGTCGCCACCACATACATGGGCTGCGCCAGACCGGTGGTGTGGCCACGCAAGGCATCGCGAATCAATTCGGCTCCCTTTTCCACCGGTGTGCGGAAATGATCGATGCCCGGCGCCGCTTCGCAGTAAAACACATAATAGGGACGGATACGCACCCGCAACAGTTTTTGGTGCAGTTCACGGAAGGTCTCAACATCGTCGTTGATCCCTTTAAGCAGGACCGCCTGATTACCAACATTGACGCCGCAGGTCATCAGATCATACACCGCCTGGGCGGTGTGTTCGGTCAGCTCTTTGGGATGGTTACACTGGGTATTCAGCCAGATCGGCACCTTATGGTTGCCGCCGAGAATATTTTTCAATTCCGGGGTAATACGCTGCGGCAACACAATCGGCACCCGTGAACCGAAACGGATCATTTGAATGTGGGGAATCGCCCGCAACCGCTCAATCAGGTAGGCAATCTTTTCATCAGGGAGCAATAACGGATCACCGCCGGTGATCAGCACATCACGCACTTCGGGATGCTGGCTGATCCACTCTAACCCGTCATCCACATTAAAGTCGAACGTCAGGTCGCCATCCACCACCAGCTCTTTGCGAAAGCAGTGGCGACAATAAATACCGCAGGTCTGGGTGACGGTAAAGGCCACGCGATCCTTGTACTGGCGGGCAATGCTGTCCGGCCGCTGCTCTTCGGTGTCGCGATTCTCCTTCCACATCAGGTAATCGTCCATGCCGTAGGTATTTTGCTGTTCCAAACTTGATGGGATGACCTGCTTGCGGATTGGACATTGCGGATCATCCGCGTCCATGAGTGAGGCAAAGTAGGGGGTGGTGCCCCAAGTGGTCTTATTCTGTTCAAGAATCTGCCGTTCATCGTCGGTGAGATTCACATACTGCTCGAGTCGTTCGATGGTGTTGACAAAGTTAGCCAGTTGTTGCTGCCATGTTTGCGTGGTGGCGCCACGGTCATCAGACATGTTTTCCCCTTTGTGTTGTGTAAAGCCTATGCTCTTGTGCGTTAAAAGAAACGATTCGGTATCAAGCTGTTACAACGCCTTGAACCAGATATTCATGCTCTCCAATTGGCCGAAGATCTGGGTGTTATTGACCAGCGTGCCGGTAAAGCGGTAACCGTGCTTGCTGAAGGTGATATTCATGCCGAACGAATAGGCTCGGGCAATGGTAAATGCGGTGCGGATGCCGCGGCGGCGCATATCCTGCTCCATCTCTTCGAGCAGAAAACTGGCCAGACCGGCACCTCGCTGATCGGGATGGGTGGCAAAATCGGTCATCTCAACATGCTTTTGCGCCACATTCATCTCTGATGAAGACACCGCGACCAGCACACCGTGATGACGGATGCCGTGATAGATCACATCCTCATCCATGGTCTGACGCAGATAGTCCGGATCATGAATCGGAAACGGATAGGATTCAAAAACCACCTTATACAGAGCGGCCATGTCCTCGGCATCCTGCGGACCAAGAAGCTGACAGGAGTAGCCTGCGGGCAATACGGCGTCGGTAAACGATACGGTCGGCTTAGCTCGGGCGGCAGCCAGCACATCCTGGACGGTATCGACATACTGCTCTTCACCACGTTGAGCGTCGACAAAGCGACTGAGAAAAACCCCTTCCTGTTCACCACCGAACAGACCAGAAACCCGAGCTTCCTCGATGAAACCATGGGCGAAAAAGGCATGTTCCAGCGTGGCCGGAACCTTGGTAAACAGCTTGCTGTAACCGTGTTCCTCGGCCAGTGTTTCGGCCAACTGAATCACCTCCGGCAAGTCACGCTCGTCCACCTTCATCAGATAGACACGATCATTGCTTTTGCCGTGTTGCAACTGCGAATGTTTAAAGTGGACAATCTCATCACTCATAGTGCGCGGCGTTCCATCCTTTCATTGTCTTCGGGGGTTAAGGAGATGGTCTGATCATGGTCTGCCAACAGCTTTTCTATACCGATGGCACGATATTCCTCGGCATCATCCAGCTGCAATTGCAGGTCACAGGCATCACATTTGCGATCACAGAAATGCTGTTCATAACTGTCCGGCTCTTTATAGGTGGTGATCACCCCTTCATAATTACGCAGCACCACCTTATTGGTGGACAGAGACACCAGGTAATTGGGATTGAGCGGAATTTTGCCGCCACCGCCCGGCGCATCCACTACATAGGTGGGAACCGAAAAACCACTGGTATGGCCACGCAGGCTTTCCATGATCTCAATCCCCTTGCCAACCGGGGTACGAAAATGGTTCAGCCCCTCCGACAGGTCACATTGATAGAGGTAGTACGGGCGCACTCGATTGGCGACCAGCTTATGAACCAGCGCTTTCATGATGCGCGGGCAGTCATTGACCCCGGCGAGCAGAACACTCTGGTTGCCCAGAGGAATACCGGCATCCGCCAGCTTGCGCACCGCCTCTTTCGACGAGGTCGTCATCTCGCGCGGATGGTTGAAATGGGTATTGACCCAAATAGGGTGATGTTTCTTCAACACCGCCACCAGATCGTCGGTGATGCGATAGGGCAGCACCACTGGCATGCGGGTGCCAAGACGCACCACCTGCACATGCTCAATCTGGTCCAGTTCGGTGAGAATCCAATCGAGATGGTCATCCGACAGCATCAGCGGATCGCCACCAGACAGCAGGACATCGCGCACCACTGGATTGTTCCGGATATACTCCAGGCCCGCTTCGATCTCTTCACGCCCCGGCACAGTATCCTGATCACCGACTTTGCGCTTACGCGTACAGTGACGGCAGTACATCGAGCAAATATTGCTGATATGAAACAACACCCGGTCCGGATAGCGATGGGTAATGCCCGGAGCTGGGCTGTCCTGATCTTCCGCCAACGGATCAGCCATATCATGATCCAACACCTGCAACTCTTCGGGCACCGGAAATGCCTGGCGAAATACCGGGTCGTTGGCATAGTCGTCAGTATTAATCAACGAGAGATAATAGGGGGTAATGGAGAGTGGAAACGTGTCCACAGTTTGTTCTATTTTTTTCCGGTATTCCGGTTCAAACTCAATGCCGAGCAACTGCTCAAAGTCGTCCACCGACTTGATGCATTTACTCATCTGCCATTTCCAGTCTTTCCATTTCGATAAAACAATTTTTTCATCGCCGAGATGTTCGGCAATCTCCTGCTGAGCTTTGTTAAAAATCGACATATCGCTCTCTTGGGGTTTCGAGTGAAACGCATTCACTCAGGTGAAAATAAAAAAGGCCAAGATCGCTCTTGGCCTTTATGT
Above is a genomic segment from Desulfuromonas acetoxidans DSM 684 containing:
- the ablA gene encoding lysine 2,3-aminomutase; this encodes MSIFNKAQQEIAEHLGDEKIVLSKWKDWKWQMSKCIKSVDDFEQLLGIEFEPEYRKKIEQTVDTFPLSITPYYLSLINTDDYANDPVFRQAFPVPEELQVLDHDMADPLAEDQDSPAPGITHRYPDRVLFHISNICSMYCRHCTRKRKVGDQDTVPGREEIEAGLEYIRNNPVVRDVLLSGGDPLMLSDDHLDWILTELDQIEHVQVVRLGTRMPVVLPYRITDDLVAVLKKHHPIWVNTHFNHPREMTTSSKEAVRKLADAGIPLGNQSVLLAGVNDCPRIMKALVHKLVANRVRPYYLYQCDLSEGLNHFRTPVGKGIEIMESLRGHTSGFSVPTYVVDAPGGGGKIPLNPNYLVSLSTNKVVLRNYEGVITTYKEPDSYEQHFCDRKCDACDLQLQLDDAEEYRAIGIEKLLADHDQTISLTPEDNERMERRAL
- a CDS encoding YifB family Mg chelatase-like AAA ATPase; the encoded protein is MLANILSGALIGIDAYPVEVEVDVAQGLPQFSTVGLPEGAVKESKDRVKSAIKNSGYDFPVRRITVNLAPADIRKDAASLDLPMALGILAATGIVGEKARRYLYMGELSLDGRIKAVRGTLAVAAAAKDWNLDGLILPQDNAAEGAAVQGLPVYPVENLAQVVMFLNDEAVLCAFSEPSPPITASPCHEENFSEVCGQQHAKRALEVAAAGGHNMLMVGPPGSGKTMLARRVPTILPQLDFSEALETTKIHSVSGLLGQHEALIRQRPFRAPHHTISDAGLIGGGSIPRPGEVSLSHNGVLFLDELPEFRKNVLEMLRQPLEDGQVVISRAALSLTYPADFMLVAAMNPCQCGFLGDSHHACHCTPPQLQRYRSRLSGPLLDRIDLHIEVPRVNHQELADKQEGESSEIIRRRVELARQVQRERFRKHQLYTNGQMQARHIRAFCALDSDGEQLLAQVTERLGLSARSYSRILKVARTIADLANEDNIHQSHLAEAIQYRSLDRPVHS
- a CDS encoding KamA family radical SAM protein translates to MSDDRGATTQTWQQQLANFVNTIERLEQYVNLTDDERQILEQNKTTWGTTPYFASLMDADDPQCPIRKQVIPSSLEQQNTYGMDDYLMWKENRDTEEQRPDSIARQYKDRVAFTVTQTCGIYCRHCFRKELVVDGDLTFDFNVDDGLEWISQHPEVRDVLITGGDPLLLPDEKIAYLIERLRAIPHIQMIRFGSRVPIVLPQRITPELKNILGGNHKVPIWLNTQCNHPKELTEHTAQAVYDLMTCGVNVGNQAVLLKGINDDVETFRELHQKLLRVRIRPYYVFYCEAAPGIDHFRTPVEKGAELIRDALRGHTTGLAQPMYVVATNIGKIPLMPDYYIVDKDDEQYTLRNHKGQITHLPNIPE
- the ablB gene encoding putative beta-lysine N-acetyltransferase — its product is MSDEIVHFKHSQLQHGKSNDRVYLMKVDERDLPEVIQLAETLAEEHGYSKLFTKVPATLEHAFFAHGFIEEARVSGLFGGEQEGVFLSRFVDAQRGEEQYVDTVQDVLAAARAKPTVSFTDAVLPAGYSCQLLGPQDAEDMAALYKVVFESYPFPIHDPDYLRQTMDEDVIYHGIRHHGVLVAVSSSEMNVAQKHVEMTDFATHPDQRGAGLASFLLEEMEQDMRRRGIRTAFTIARAYSFGMNITFSKHGYRFTGTLVNNTQIFGQLESMNIWFKAL